One Canis lupus familiaris isolate Mischka breed German Shepherd chromosome 20, alternate assembly UU_Cfam_GSD_1.0, whole genome shotgun sequence genomic region harbors:
- the GMPPB gene encoding mannose-1-phosphate guanyltransferase beta, whose product MKALILVGGYGTRLRPLTLSIPKPLVDFCNKPILLHQVEALAAAGVDHVILAVSYMSQMLEKEMKAQEQRLGIRISMSHEEEPLGTAGPLALARDLLSETADPFFVLNSDVICDFPFQAMVQFHRHHGQEGSILVTKVEEPSKYGVVVCEADTGRIHRFVEKPQVFVSNKINAGMYILNPTVLRRIQLQPTSIEKEIFPVMAKEGQLYAMELQGFWMDIGQPKDFLTGMCLFLQSLRQKQPEQLCSGPGIVGNVLVDPSARIGQNCSIGPNVSLGPGVVVEDGVCIRRCTVLRDAHIRSHSWLESCIVGWRCRVGQWVRMENVTVLGEDVIVNDELYLNGASVLPHKSIGESVPEPRIIM is encoded by the exons ATGAAGGCGCTGATCTTGGTGGGCGGCTATGGGACGCGTCTGCGGCCGCTTACGCTGAGCATCCCGAAGCCACTGGTGGATTTCTGCAATAAGCCCATCTTGCTGCACCAAGTGGAGGCGCTGGCCGCG GCAGGCGTGGACCACGTGATTCTGGCCGTGAGCTACATGTCTCAGATGctggagaaggaaatgaaggcgcaggagcagagg CTGGGAATCCGAATCTCCATGTCTCATGAAGAAGAGCCTCTGGGGACAG CCGGGCCCCTGGCACTTGCCCGTGACTTGTTGTCTGAGACTGCAGACCCTTTCTTCGTTCTCAACAGTGATGTGATCTGCGATTTCCCCTTCCAGGCCATGGTGCAGTTCCACCGGCACCATGGCCAGGAGGGCTCCATCCTG GTGACCAAAGTGGAGGAACCCTCTAAGTATGGTGTGGTGGTATGTGAGGCTGACACAGGCCGCATTCACCGGTTCGTGGAGAAGCCGCAGGTGTTTGTGTCCAACAAGATCAACGCAGGAATGTACATCCTGAACCCTACAGTGCTGCGGCGTATCCAG CTGCAGCCTACGTCCATTGAGAAGGAGATCTTCCCTGTCATGGCCAAGGAGGGGCAGCTGTATGCCATGGAGCTacagg GCTTCTGGATGGATATAGGGCAACCCAAGGATTTCCTCACCGGCATGTGCCTTTTTCTACAGTCCCTGCGACAGAAGCAACCTGAGCAACTGTGCTCAGGCCCTGGCATTGTGGGCAACGTACTGGTG GACCCAAGTGCCCGCATTGGTCAGAACTGCAGCATCGGCCCCAACGtgagcctggggcctggtgtgGTGGTGGAGGATGGCGTGTGCATCCGACGGTGCACAGTACTTCGAGATGCCCATATCCGATCCCACTCCTGGCTCGAGTCCTGCATTGTGGGCTGGCGCTGCCGCGTGGGCCAGTGG GTACGCATGGAGAACGTGACGGTGCTGGGTGAAGATGTCATCGTTAACGACGAGCTCTACCTCAACGGGGCCAGTGTGCTGCCCCACAAGTCTATCGGCGAGTCAGTACCAGAGCCTCGCATCATCATGTGA